In Lutra lutra chromosome 5, mLutLut1.2, whole genome shotgun sequence, a single genomic region encodes these proteins:
- the TLX3 gene encoding T-cell leukemia homeobox protein 3, whose product MEAPASAQTPHPHEPISFGIDQILNSPDQDSAPAPRGPDGASYLGGPPGGRPGATYPSLPASFAGLGAPFEDPGSYSVNLSLAPAGVIRVPAHRPLPGAVPPPLPSALPAMPSVPTVSSLGGLNFPWMESSRRFVKDRFTAAAALTPFTVTRRIGHPYQNRTPPKRKKPRTSFSRVQICELEKRFHRQKYLASAERAALAKSLKMTDAQVKTWFQNRRTKWRRQTAEEREAERQQASRLMLQLQHDAFQKSLNDSIQPDPLCLHNSSLFALQNLQPWEEDSSKVPAVTSLV is encoded by the exons ATGGAGGCGCCCGCCAGCGCGCAGACCCCGCACCCGCACGAGCCCATCAGCTTCGGCATCGACCAGATCCTCAACAGCCCGGACCAGGACAGCGCACCAGCCCCGCGGGGCCCCGACGGCGCCAGCTACCTGGGAGGGCCCCCCGGGGGCCGTCCGGGCGCCACGTACCCGTCTCTACCCGCCTCCTTTGCCGGCCTCGGCGCGCCCTTCGAGGACCCGGGATCTTACAGTGTCAACCTGAGCCTGGCGCCCGCTGGCGTGATCCGAGTGCCAGCGCACAGGCCGCTGCCCGGGGCCGTGCCACCGCCTCTGCCTAGCGCGCTGCCCGCCATGCCCTCCGTGCCCACGGTCTCCAGCCTGGGCGGCCTCAATTTCCCCTGGATGGAGAGCAGCCGCCGCTTCGTGAAAGACCGCTTCACAG CGGCGGCGGCGCTCACGCCCTTCACCGTGACCCGGCGCATCGGCCACCCCTACCAGAACAGGACGCCGCCCAAGCGTAAGAAGCCGCGCACGTCCTTTTCTCGAGTGCAGATCTGTGAGCTGGAAAAGCGCTTTCACCGCCAGAAGTACCTGGCCTCGGCCGAGAGGGCGGCGCTCGCCAAGTCGCTCAAAATGACGGACGCGCAGGTCAAGACCTGGTTTCAAAACCGGAGGACCAAGTGGCG GCGGCAGACGGCGGAGGAGCGGGAGGCGGAGCGGCAGCAGGCGAGCCGGCTCATGCTGCAGCTGCAACACGACGCCTTCCAAAAGAGCCTCAACGATTCCATCCAGCCCGACCCTCTCTGTCTGCACAACTCGTcgctctttgctctgcagaatCTGCAGCCCTGGGAGGAGGACAGCTCCAAGGTCCCCGCCGTCACCTCTCTGGTGTGA